TTTTGGTTCTGACATAAGTCTCCTTTCGGAAAGTACACAGAGCACCTATTTTTAAGGCCGAAAACAGGTTTTTGGAAGTACGGAGACAAGTCTGGATATGCTATAACGTAAAActattataaattttaaaaaaaacaaactgtctgCTTACTTGATGGAGCTTTCTCTTTGTCAAGTCCAATTAACCGTGAAGAAAGTTTTCTAATACTTCTTTACAATTACTGTAATGAATGGAGGATGTCCTGTAGATGGCAGCAGTTTCACATAGTTTCCAAAGCCTTGTCACAGGGCTGGCAcaccttgtttttgtttaaaaagtaaaaaaatatatagaaacaTCCGGATCCCACTTGGCGGTGTTTCCCCTGAGCGGTAGACCTTTACTCACTAACTCAGGAATCAGTTTGATCGCAAAGGATTGATGGAGAAGTTTAAACCATTCCTTTTGCATTCAGGGTGTTAGTGCAGTCTatagttttctgtttgtgtttaccgTGTCTAATGGGCATACTCTTCTAACCCATGAATGTGTTATTTACTGCCAAGTCTGTGGTTTGCATTGAAACCTGGATCCTAAAAAGGCCCTGGCATAGCAGTGTGTGCAGAAGATGCTCCTGCAAGACAACAGAGGGGACGGGCTCGCTGTAATCTGACACACCGTGAAAGATCCCAGAAATCTACATAGCGACTGTGTTCCAGTTGGCCAGGCTGAGCTTTGCCTGAGCCTTGCTATGCTGCTACTGGCTCCCATCCCAAAGTTGGCCTCAGCGCTACTCAGGGAGCtggaagggagagaggggggagggggggagccCGGTCAGCAAGTTCACTGTGGCAAGCTGCCAACTCTCCCTCTCCTCAACATACAGCAGCATACACTGACCATGTTTACACACACGGCAAAGAAACGGAGAGCTTGCCTCTGTGTGTTAAAGGTTTTACTAGTCAGACAGGATTTACGTTGTCTGGTATTTCTGTGCTGAAATGCAGAGAGGGGCTCTACTTGTATTTAGATCCTCTGCAAACAGTGCGGGTCAGTGCTTTAATGTGTGAATGTAGGCCACGGTTGAAATAAAGGTCAGTCAATTATTTGAGGTAATCGGTATGTGTATTAGACGAGGGAATTTCATAATAGATTTAAAGTAAAATGGGTCACTTTTTCTACGTAATCTGCCCATCTCTACATCCAACCACAGAAACCGCTGATACTGGGCTCATACATGTAGGTTGATAGGctaagagagaaaaacatttctggCACCTGAATTGTGGGCAGCTCAGAAACCTATGACGAGCACATAAAAGACAAAGTACAAGGAAGCATGGCctttatattatatacagtaaaaaCCGCCTTTATATTGTCGCATTTTAAAAATACGATCAGTAAAATGAAGGCTGAAGTGAATGTAGTagcagtatataaaatataatcattGTGATAACTGAAGTATCATCttggggggtggtgatggagcagtggataaggtGCTTGCCACTtgttgttccagaggcgtgtgacctctgagatatttagcaattgtaagtcgctttggataaaatcgtcagctaaatgagtaaatgtaatcatTTTGTGAGGGTTATGGCACCTGATTTCAGACTACATGAACCAATACAGTGTGACAGAAATTCATTTTGCTGTGTCAAAGAGCCAATAACGGTGCTCTACTATATGCCTTTAACAGTAACCCTCACAATTGTTCTTGCTACTCTGGTGTCTGTAGCTTTCTCTGAGTTTGATTAAGTTTTGTACTCCTGGTGCAGAGAATTGAACACACAACAGTAGTCATGCACACTTGTGTCCACAGACCTGCTGGGGAAGTGAGCGTTGAAAGCTCCGAGCAATAACCAGGTCTGCTGATTTACTGCCAAAGCCAGCCAATAATCCAGATGATAAACATTTGATTGCCTCTTGTTCGTTCTGCAGCTTCTGTGTTTGTGGCAGCCCACTGTGTCCTCTTGTTATGGATCCGGCattgctgtctctctgtgtgggACAGTGGGGGATTCATAGTGACTGTTATGACCTTCGGTGTCACTTTTAACAGTAGAAGGACTCTTCCCCCCTCACTGCTCATCTTGTAGTACTGACAGTAAAGCAAGTCAGGTGGTGTTTGTTCTGGTCATACTGTTTAATACAATTGTAGGGATTTTTAATTGACTTGAATTTTATGGTTGATGGTCAAGCTTTTCAACTATAATCTCGTGTCACGTTCAGGCTGCACATGACTAAACCGTCTTCCAAACAATACTGGCTCTGTTGTAGATTGCCATGCTGTATCAGCCAACTTTTCTGTGAAGGAGCTGAGGACACATTCTTTCACCCCTCTAACTGAGCTGTAAAAACATCattctgtagcgctgtttgtccgctTACCCTTACGTTTAAATTCTTGTCCTGTCAATAAAAATGGAATCTGATTGCCTAAAAACCACCGCAGGTAATATACTCCTCTATACTTGTCTTTTGGTGCATAAAATAGCATTAGCATATTTGCATGAATAATGTGTAAATATATGTGTATTTCAAAGGTAAACAAGGTTAATTAGTGAAGTGAATTAGTGTTAGTCACTCTAAATTATTCTTATTCCATATGTTTTTTATGTAGACTTCTACTTCagcatactttcagctacagacACCTCTCGAATGTCAAAATGTTCAGAAGGTAAAGCCATGTGCTTCCACTCAGCTTTTTTCAGCATCCAGCAATGGAAGTGAATGGGAGAAATCTTCAAACttattcatcttttcatttctACTGCCTCAGCATAAAGTCCTTTCAGCTTCAtactttttctttaaatatgttttatgggCTTTTTAGCCTTTGTTTGGaaaggacagagagaagaaggaaaTGAGGGACAACATGCTGCAAAGGGCCCCTGGCTGGAATCGAAGCTAGAAGAAGGACTAAGCCTTGCACATGGGGTGGGTACTCCACTGAGCCACCTGCACTCCTCAActtcatttaaattttaaacaagTCATAGAAGTTGAACTATTAAACTTCTATTCAGCtgtttaaaatctttttcagtttttgaatAATCACGGTTTAAGTTGTATGCTCTTTTCATTCGTTGTTTATATTGAGGCATGTCACATGACCGATGAGGTCACCCGCCGATGCTCTTCTGCTGTTTGGCTTTTTTCAAAATGATGACCCCGTTGCTCGCACAATTTTCACTTGTCAAGCATAATTTACACATCTAAATGTGTCCACACAATGTCACTATTAAAAAGGacaatttttaaattttctgcCTCAAAGCACCAAGATGGCCCTCAATTGTACTCATTGACTCCAATGTTACTTTAGCTCTCACTCTAGAGCAAAACACAAATGTTCCGACTTTTTAacctcaaatttaaaaaaaaaagacaataataaattaaaaaataaaagtagtcaTTTCTATTTTGTGTCTCGTTCGAGTGGTAGGCTACCTCGGCAGTAACGGCTTATTTTAAGTGGCTGATCACACTCCAGCACTTTGTGCCTCTTGGTGATTTTCTGTTAAGCTCTTTTATTCGGTAGTTGggacccctctctctcttcttttgaACTGTTAATAGATTCAAACCTACAGCTGTTTCAGGTTTAATTCAAAATTTCAAATgatctctgtctcacacacaaacacacacacacgtgcctTCTCCAGCCTGCGGGTTCACCTCAGAAATAAGCCTCAACCAGGAAACAGGAGATTATCTGTTTTACTGTGGAGCCCCCGGACGGTAACATGAGCAAATTCATTTTAAAGACTTTTATTAATCCATAATAATAACTGAAACTGGGGCACCAGGAGTAAACCCTCACAGCCCCAACATCAATATCTATGAGCTACTGTGCCGCCAATATACAGTACCTATctcacagctgacatttttacTTATCACATACAAGTGTAATCAACATCATTAGGCGTGTGCATTCCATATAGGCTTGCCAGTTCTAGGACCCAGGTGTTGAGCTTACTGGCACACACTGCTGTCTGCTGCTACATGACTGAAGGTCTGCtatggaagagagagagagagagagtgcagaTGTGCTCCATGGTCTGATTATGTGTGTTGGTCATTTGTAACAGCTCACTTTGCAATAAATTGCAATGCAAAAACACCATTAGGCCAGAAACTGATGATAatgattttgataattaatattgtaaaatattacaataaaaaattaaatataacaatataatgtattaaataaacaatataatgtaataaattatcattgtctgaaaatgttcatgatcTGACCTGACTGTGTGACCGAAAGCCTGACTTTCTTAAAGTGGAAGTCAGCACGGGGTGCAGTTTGTCATAATAATGTTCAACCAACCAGTGATAGAAAGTATATTTAAGTCTGCATAAATCTTATATTTATTAAAGACTGCGtagtttaattaattgttttgattaGGGAAATAAGTTGAGGTAATTTCATCAAGGCTTAAAAAGATCTTATAAATATATAGTGTTATCATCCAGCTCTACAAGCTCCGCATAAATATTATTGAGAGTTGTAACGTTAACTCAGCTCTCATGAGCTGTGGGATGTGTGGGTCTGGACTTGTCAGCAGTAGTATTAGGTATTAGGGTAAAAGTTTTGTAGGAATACAGGCCGATGGCCTGTATTCTTACACTGTTCCTTacaaactgacaggatggcAGGGAGGGAGACGAGACGGTGACAGCAACAGCATGGAGTTTAGTGAGGAGGATGAGAGTAGGAAGAGTGAGTGGGAAGAGGTGGTGAGAGGGAGTAGAGTCATGAAGGTAAGTAGCTGTAGGAGAAAGGAAAAATGACTCAGGTGGAATGGAGAGTGAGGGGAGAGAGGGTGAGGAGAAGGACCCAAAGGCATGGATTTTAAACGTACTGGTGAGATTTGAGGGACAGGAGGGAGTAAAGAAAGTTGATCTGCTGAAGCTAACAAAAATCAAGATGGAGAAGTGAAGTTTGTGAGAGTTTTTGGAGATGGAAACGTGTTCATAGGGTGCAACACTGAAGTGCAGATCGAGAAGGTATAGAAATTGGAATgctaaaatgaagaaaaaaataaaaataagtggagtagagaaaagaagagtgagactattttgatagtctGAAACAAAACTTCACCCAAAGGAGTTATACTTTGGATTCAAGAAATACAGACTTAGGGAGTTTCTACCAAAGCCAATGAGACACTTTAACTGCCGGAAATGTGGCTAAGGAGTGCAAAGGGACAAGAATATGTGGAAACATGAATATAGGAAGTGTGGAGAGGAAGTAAGACCAAAGTGTTGTGACTGTGGATGGAATCACAGTGTTGTGTATTACCACTGTGAAGTGTTGAGAAGAGAGGTGGAGGTGCAAGAGATTAGCGTGAAGGGAAAAGTTCAGATGGATGACAGGGGAAAAACAGATGAAGGAGCACAGAAAGGAAGGTGTACTTTAGATCCTGTAATAttgtatctcacaaaagtgagtacacccctcacatttttgtaaatatttgattatatcttttcatgtgacaacactgaagaaattacactttgctacaatgtacagtgtaaatttgctgtcccctcaaaatatcacatcacacagccattaatgtctaaaccgctggtttatcttggtctcatcagaccacaggacatggtttcagtaatccatgtccttagtctgcttgtcttcagcaaactgtttgcaggctttcttgtgcatcaactttagaagaggctttcttctgggacgacagccatgcagaccactTTGATTCAGTGTgcagcgtatggtctgagcactgactgTCTGACCCCCTACCCCTTCAACTTCTGCAGCAAAGCTGGCAGCACTTGTATGTCTagttcccaaagacaacctctggatatgacgctgagcatgtgcactcaacTGTGGTTGACCATAGCGGGCCCTGTTCTAAGTAGAACCTGTCCTGTGGAACCTGCCAccatgctgcagctcagtttcagggtcttggcaatcttcttatagtctaggccatctttatgtagagcaaccattcttttttcagatcctcagagagttctttgccatgaggtgccatattgaacttccagtgaccagtatgagggagtatGAGAGcgaacaccaaatttaacacacctgctccccattcacacctgagaccttgtaacactaagggccctttttttcatttaattgcaATGGTAGCGCCGCATTTTTCCAACCTGGTAAAAATGCCATCAGTGTGACGAGACGCTGGGCGCCTTTTCCGTGCTgggcgctgagcgttttttcCAGACACCGAGAGTTGCGagctgcgctcgtcactgtcacttttaacccagctgtccaatcacaatgcaggaggggcgggacaaacaccacaccgagcACATCTGATCTTGAATGACATGATGTGTTTCCTCGCCCGTAAAATCTCATAACCCCACTTACAGACAATCTTTGCTCTCATGTTttagccttctcttcatgctgagcaagggccagagcaagtaggccttcatactttgtggtgacatttttacattcagtaaaattaagtagcCTCGTTGCAGCACATCACCTTCACTGATAGTATGTATAATAGCAACCACAGCATctcgaaaaaaaacactgtgccTCCAAAGCGCTCCCTAGtgctcccagctaggcgttttcagaacagcagctggcgttttcagctggtaaaaaacactttggtgaaCAGAGGccctaacgagtcacatgacaccggggaagGAAAATGGGgaattttcacttaggggtgtactcacttttgttgccagcagtttagacattaatggctgtgtgatgttattttgaggggacagcaaatttacactgttatacaagctgtacactcactactttacattgtagcaaagtgtaatttcttctgtggtgtcacatgaaaagatataatcaaatatttacaaaaataataatattataataatatgtatatcaaatatataataataatatgtatatcaaatatataataataatatgtaaatcaaatatttacaaaaatgtgaggggtgtactcacttgtgagatacttgtgtgtgtgtatatatgtgtgtgtgtgtgtgtgtgtgtgtatatgtgtatgtgtgtgtgtatatgtgtatgtgtgtgtgtatgtatgtgtatatatgtgtgtatgtatgtatgtatgtatatgtatgtatgtatatatgtgtgtgtatgtgtgtgtatatatatatatatatatatNNNNNNNNNNNNNNNNNNNNNNNNNNNNNNNNNNNNNNNNNNNNNNNNNNNNNNNNNNNNNNNNNNNNNNNNNNNNNNNNNNNNNNNNNNNNNNNNNNNNtatatatatatatatatatatatatggcacacacacacacacacacacactcacacactttttCATGCAATTGGTCTGTCAGTGCTTTGGCCGGTTTAAGTTTGCACTGAAAGTACTAAGTTGCCACTTTGAGCAACAGAAGACGAACCATTTGTCCATTGTTTGTTCTAACCATTTAACCACGTTAGCTACTTATTTCAACTGTTTAAGTTACCATTAGcaacttttagctaactatttcaattGTTTACCCATTACTTTTAGCCATGTATTTTGACTGTTTATCCATTAGCTAcatttagctaactatttccgTTATTTATCCATTGCTTTTAGCTATTTCAAGTTACATTAAgctattttaactgtttatccACTTCCTTATGTAATTTCAATCATGTATTACTTTTAACATAAGCTAACTATTTCAATTGTTTATCTGTTTCAAGTTAcatttagctaactatttcaaataattatgcattattttaagtaatattaataatattataaaatcTAAATAGTCTTCTTGTACTCTTAATCATAACACTGTATACCACTTTAGATTTCTTTGGTATCAGGTATCCCTTATTACCACTTTTTAACTGATGCTTCTGTTCCCTCTTCTGCATTGAACAGGAGACAGCCAGTACCGTGCATTTCTTCTGCTGAAGGCCCTGAAGACAGTGGCCCGAACGTATGAGGTGCAGAGAGGACTGCGGGCTACCAGAGCTGGCCCCAACAACCCAGTGAGGGGCAACATATGTGGCCTGAGGAGCCTCACTGTGTCCCTTGAAAGACGTCTCATGGGTCCAAACTCTGCCAACATCAATAATTGCCATGGCTCTTGTGCTTTCCCCCTGGTCAATGCCAACAACCATGCCGTCCTGCTCAACTCCCACATCGAGAGTGAGAATGTGGACGAGCGGGCGCCGTGTTGTGTGCCTGTGGCATATGAAGCCCTGGAGGTGGTGGACTGGCATGAACATGGGACTAGCCTCTCCATTAAACCAGATATGGTAGCGAAGGAGTGTGGATGCCGCTAAAGCTGTTTTCTTCTTGGAGTGTACTTGTGACACAAAAGATATTTTACATCTTTGGTTTAACAGTCACTGACCATAGTTAGAAACATATCACTTAAATGTTACGAtactgtcatttatttattcacacagTATTAATACACTGGGAGTAAATGCACATTAATTCACAGAAGTGTCTTTATGCTACATACTTTCACATATATAGACAATATTTGCAGTAGATGcacacagcacagtgtttctcaCACTTAcaaataatcaaatgtattgAAACCAAAAACGATTGTGTTCGAGGGTGGGTCTTTGTCTTCATGTAAGCCAAATATAGTATTATCATCATCAAACCTCTTATCATTCATTCAAGACCActttttgtggttttaattaaaattcCAATAATCATTGAAAATACTGTTGTAAAACTACCAAGTTGTTGATGATGATTATATTACAATGTGGTGGTGACATTTCTAAATTAGTGATACTAAAAGGGAGATTTTATGGAgtgatttaaaatatgtatCATAATGTTGAATGTCCTGCCAAACTAATTAAATTGTGTTCTTttcaatacaaacaaaaattgATTAATGTTCTGTAtctttatattattaaatgCAAAGTATATTGaagactgtgtgtctgtgatggTTGATGACATCCATTTGTTGACTCTTCACTTTTCTTTAAACAGCCGCACACAAATCATTGTTTAGGTTTGGGTTTCAGGATTGCTTTGTTGCCAATAGGCTTTTTTCTTCTTCGTATCGCTCCAACTTCTTCAGATCGCCACCACCACATGAAACTGTCCCATATGGAAATCTGGAGGCAGACAGCAGGGAACAAACAACACAGTCTGGTTCAAAAACCACTTATTACACAAccacataaatacagaaaagatgaaaatatCTTTATAAATTATACGGTCACTTCAAGGATTAGATTGTacattttgtgatttttcaGTATTGCTTAGTTGTACGTAAGGGAAAtcctttaaaaaattattttatagttTAATTTATGACTTTGTTCACTTTGGACgaacaacagagagacagatggtgGTGATGACGTCATCTAGAGACAAATGCTGTCAGGATCCCAGAAAGCACCTTGGTGGATTTAAGACTCTATAAACCTTCAAAGAAAATTGATTGATAATTATTATCACCTTTGACCTTGTAAAATATGACATATTGTAGTAATATGGTGCAATGGAGTCATACTTGTAATGCATTGTTATCTTTTCACACATTACAGCGTATTTAGGATTCTAAATCGGTAATCAGGCACTGCTAGAAATTTTGGGGcccctgaaaacagctcatcaATAGCTCTGAATGAGACAACAAATATCTGTGACCCCTGGCATCTTTCAGC
This genomic window from Micropterus dolomieu isolate WLL.071019.BEF.003 ecotype Adirondacks linkage group LG05, ASM2129224v1, whole genome shotgun sequence contains:
- the LOC123971291 gene encoding muellerian-inhibiting factor-like — its product is TGDSQYRAFLLLKALKTVARTYEVQRGLRATRAGPNNPVRGNICGLRSLTVSLERRLMGPNSANINNCHGSCAFPLVNANNHAVLLNSHIESENVDERAPCCVPVAYEALEVVDWHEHGTSLSIKPDMVAKECGCR